In one Candidatus Johnevansia muelleri genomic region, the following are encoded:
- the dusA gene encoding tRNA-dihydrouridine synthase A: MNINIFDSRRVSVAPMMGCTNRDYRVFARCLTQHALLYTEMVTTNALLYCNNLVRNRLLNYNVVEHPLALQIGGSDAGALSECAAMAESWKYDEVNLNVGCPSKRVMNNMIGVCLMANPKLVAKAIKKMREYTSLPITVKCRIGIENNPDVDLTNFVDIVSDAGCSTFIVHARKAFLNCISPKDNRNIPYLNYKTVYNLKKKYPNLYIGINGGIKTLSECHNHLCFVDSVMIGREAYKNPYFLSKIDNIFFDKLENINSRLDVIKKFRQYIVHRISEGINLNCITRHILGIFRGQPGGKKFRDLLTNNIHDKNYKLSIIIFDNAISMMREYYNECIKGGK, translated from the coding sequence ATGAATATAAATATATTTGATAGTCGTCGTGTTAGCGTAGCACCAATGATGGGATGCACTAATCGTGACTATCGTGTATTTGCACGTTGTTTAACTCAACATGCACTGTTATATACAGAAATGGTAACCACTAATGCATTACTATATTGTAATAATTTAGTGAGAAACAGGTTATTAAACTATAATGTAGTGGAACATCCTTTGGCATTGCAAATAGGAGGGAGTGATGCAGGAGCATTATCTGAATGTGCCGCTATGGCGGAATCATGGAAATATGATGAAGTAAATTTAAATGTGGGTTGTCCAAGTAAACGTGTAATGAATAATATGATTGGTGTATGCTTAATGGCTAATCCCAAATTAGTTGCAAAAGCTATAAAAAAGATGCGTGAATATACTTCATTGCCTATCACAGTAAAGTGCCGTATTGGTATTGAAAATAATCCCGATGTAGATCTTACAAATTTCGTTGATATAGTATCAGATGCTGGATGTAGTACATTTATTGTTCATGCACGTAAAGCATTTCTTAATTGTATTTCTCCTAAGGACAACCGAAATATTCCATATTTAAATTATAAAACTGTTTATAATTTAAAAAAAAAATATCCTAATCTTTATATAGGCATTAATGGGGGGATAAAAACATTATCTGAATGTCATAATCACCTTTGTTTTGTAGATAGCGTAATGATAGGTAGAGAAGCTTATAAAAATCCCTATTTTTTATCTAAAATTGATAATATATTTTTCGATAAATTGGAAAATATTAATTCACGCTTAGACGTAATTAAAAAATTTCGGCAATACATAGTTCATCGTATTTCAGAAGGAATAAACTTAAACTGTATAACACGGCATATTCTGGGTATATTTAGAGGACAGCCTGGTGGAAAAAAATTTCGTGATTTATTAACAAATAACATACATGATAAAAATTATAAATTAAGTATTATAATTTTTGATAATGCTATTTCTATGATGCGGGAATACTATAATGAATGTATTAAAGGTGGTAAATAA
- the recD gene encoding Exodeoxyribonuclease V alpha chain, with protein MKIFTVLNQWLKIGWLRNIDVQFAQFIKLRSIAMGNICDEAVILAAALVSHQLSIGHICLNLKNVLNNPNKTLDFYPYVVNICPPSTLFNYLSLNKITHWKIRLKNSQLVTSIDNLNINDSIFLKNAITMILDGNRLYIRRLWHIEGIIAQNLIKFLIQHYNEVDHNILNYLLEIYESLQKYKTCKINLKIKNNYKLLKLLIQQKLIIISVNTIQGTKSLMTCFLVLIQEYVYAINIYNFKIIITTPPIGKYLKIIYEAINMFKKLTNHIIKYINIELSTLHSIMDKIIIDTLLSVDIIFIYEASMINLDIMQTILENIPKTARIILIIDKDQLYSFDTGAILNDIIYKNKIINYNVFFNLDKKIYCFNENSGIFALSNAINSGNTKKISDCWTHGYKDIAFFSLEPNILAYKIFIKHAVNGYLEYFKLIAQCSDPTKVIKAFSNFKILCAFNFGHLGVYKINKAIAFALYSEKLIINPHGWFPGRPVIVTRPNHKLGLYNGDIGIFMFDKKSNSLRVFFDTHIGIRSFTTKSLHYIETVFAMTIYKSQFSYFNSVLIVLQDNPIINRHLVYTGVTRAKHFCEIVASSKLVIEKAAKNCVYRESNVIGRLIRYLPPLIHSL; from the coding sequence ATGAAAATATTTACAGTGCTAAATCAATGGTTAAAAATTGGTTGGTTACGTAATATTGATGTACAATTTGCGCAGTTTATTAAATTACGCAGCATTGCTATGGGTAATATATGCGACGAGGCAGTAATTCTAGCAGCAGCATTAGTTAGTCATCAATTAAGTATAGGTCATATTTGCTTAAATTTAAAAAATGTACTTAATAATCCAAATAAAACGTTGGATTTTTATCCATATGTAGTTAATATATGTCCACCTTCTACTTTATTTAATTATTTATCTTTGAATAAAATAACACATTGGAAAATACGTCTTAAAAATTCACAATTAGTTACAAGCATTGATAATTTAAATATAAATGACAGTATATTTTTAAAAAATGCAATAACAATGATACTAGATGGTAATAGGCTTTATATAAGAAGATTATGGCATATTGAAGGTATTATAGCCCAAAATTTAATTAAATTTCTTATACAACATTATAATGAAGTTGATCACAATATTTTAAACTACTTATTAGAGATATATGAATCCCTACAAAAATATAAAACCTGCAAAATTAATTTAAAAATTAAAAATAATTATAAATTATTAAAATTGCTTATACAACAGAAGCTAATTATCATTAGTGTTAATACAATTCAAGGTACAAAGAGTTTGATGACATGCTTTTTAGTATTAATTCAAGAGTACGTATATGCTATAAATATATATAATTTTAAAATTATTATTACAACACCTCCTATTGGAAAATATTTAAAAATTATATATGAAGCTATTAATATGTTTAAAAAATTAACAAATCACATTATAAAATACATTAATATTGAATTAAGCACATTACATAGTATAATGGATAAAATTATAATAGACACTTTATTATCTGTTGATATTATATTTATTTATGAAGCATCAATGATAAATTTAGACATTATGCAAACAATACTAGAAAATATACCCAAAACAGCACGAATAATTTTAATAATAGATAAAGATCAATTATATTCATTTGATACTGGAGCCATATTAAATGATATTATATATAAAAATAAAATAATTAATTATAATGTTTTTTTTAATTTAGATAAAAAGATTTATTGTTTTAATGAAAATAGTGGAATATTTGCATTATCCAACGCCATCAATAGCGGGAATACAAAAAAAATAAGTGATTGTTGGACACATGGTTATAAAGATATTGCTTTTTTTTCATTAGAACCAAATATACTAGCATATAAAATTTTTATTAAACATGCAGTAAATGGATATTTAGAATATTTCAAATTAATAGCACAATGTAGTGATCCTACTAAAGTTATTAAAGCTTTTAGTAATTTTAAAATTTTGTGTGCTTTTAATTTTGGACATTTGGGGGTTTATAAAATTAATAAAGCAATTGCATTTGCTCTATATAGCGAAAAGTTAATTATTAACCCGCATGGTTGGTTTCCTGGCCGTCCAGTCATAGTAACACGCCCAAATCATAAATTAGGATTATATAATGGTGATATTGGTATTTTTATGTTTGATAAAAAAAGTAATAGTTTAAGAGTATTTTTTGATACACATATTGGTATTCGATCTTTTACAACTAAAAGTTTACACTATATAGAAACTGTATTTGCTATGACAATATATAAATCACAATTTTCATATTTTAATAGTGTATTAATTGTATTACAAGATAACCCAATTATTAATAGACACCTAGTTTATACCGGGGTTACTAGAGCTAAACATTTTTGTGAAATTGTAGCTAGTTCTAAATTGGTTATTGAAAAAGCAGCAAAAAATTGTGTTTACCGAGAATCTAATGTTATAGGTCGATTAATACGTTATTTACCACCTTTAATACATTCATTATAG
- the ybeY gene encoding Endoribonuclease YbeY, which translates to MQLYNKLNMPIVTIQKALLNFKEILPTNKAIISWVCLVLNTHPKEKRYEVTVRLVEENEIRLLNRKYRGKNSSTNVLSFPFVYKCGIEGPFIGYILISPHVVARESIKQNKSFLAHFTHIVIHGSLHLLNYDHIKKSDANNMEKMECKLLAKLGISNPYR; encoded by the coding sequence ATGCAATTATATAATAAACTAAATATGCCAATAGTAACTATTCAAAAGGCTCTTTTAAATTTTAAAGAAATACTTCCAACCAATAAAGCTATTATAAGTTGGGTATGCCTTGTACTAAATACACACCCTAAAGAAAAACGTTATGAAGTAACTGTACGTTTGGTTGAAGAGAATGAGATTCGTTTATTAAACAGAAAATATAGAGGTAAAAATTCATCAACAAATGTACTTTCATTTCCATTTGTATATAAATGTGGAATTGAAGGTCCTTTTATAGGATATATATTGATTAGTCCTCATGTAGTTGCACGTGAATCAATTAAACAAAATAAATCATTTTTAGCACATTTTACTCATATTGTTATTCATGGGAGCTTACATTTACTAAATTATGATCATATTAAAAAATCTGACGCCAATAATATGGAAAAAATGGAATGTAAGCTGCTTGCAAAATTGGGTATTTCTAATCCATATAGATAA
- the putA gene encoding Bifunctional protein putA, with product MSIILNKKYNLNELMQKLSEHYIISENEYVKKLISMIDISHKNINIINAKTYELICNVRNTHYASDAIDELLQEYKLDTYEGIQLMCIAEALLRIPDNATADAFIKDKLCVADWKSHLGNSKSWLVNAATWGLFITGRVVYKFKYDHPITFIISIVNKIGEYLVRKAMKQAIKIIGWQFVQGRDINEALNRSQSLFKKGYTYSYDMLGEAALTINDAERYFNNYVCAIRSVGKYSKLIYNNIPDPSISIKLSALHPRYNFANRNRVIVELVATFIEIVKIAREHNVSITIDAEEADRLELSLEVFYEVYISEICKYWGGLGIVVQAYSKRALPTLHWLTQLSNLYDTPIPVRLVKGAYWDAEIKYSQQLGLEGYPVFTIKACTDISYIACVTYMLSKNTLGKIFPQFATHNAHTISTIINIAEYSNRTFEFQRLHGMGEALYDIVLTKSPVGTYCRIYAPVGTNKDLLPYLVRRLLENGANSSFVHQLFDPNVSVESISVHPFEILKKKKQYTNENIPIPQLNYNGRITAHGINTNISSQYNALIIQINHFIYKQWEAMPLLGNKNKINKDARMVMVRNSLDYYKFIGKVYFSSKEQIINAIDIAYNAFPRWNRTSVKERINIIERFADALEANMPELIAICALEAGKHIVDGIADIREAIDFCRYYAIIARELLINKTPLPGPTGEINFLSLEGKGVFATISPCNFPVAIFCGQIVAAALTGNTVIAKPAEQTSIIAYRSIQLLYESGMPRDVVQLLLGDGYSIGKLLTSDTRIIGIAFTGSNENANLINSAIALRNNAHLTTIIAETGGINAMIVDSTALLEKVVIDVIESAFRSCSSLRILYLQEEIYTKIITLIKGAMHELIVGDPTQINTDVGPVININVRDNLLKYIENRKIKGELIFETPFIDNKRSALIAPVAIIFKGLTSIKLDNFGPILHIATFKYNDIDSLISSINENGYGITFGIHSRNEKLTQYIVDRIQVGNIYVNRNLIGAFGVRKSSGPKAGGHNYLLRFVNEKKYSN from the coding sequence ATGTCGATTATTTTAAACAAAAAATATAATCTTAATGAATTAATGCAAAAACTGAGCGAACACTATATAATATCTGAAAATGAATATGTTAAAAAATTAATCAGCATGATTGATATTTCTCATAAAAATATTAACATAATTAATGCAAAAACTTATGAATTAATATGTAATGTACGTAATACACATTATGCAAGTGATGCAATTGATGAGCTTTTACAAGAATATAAATTAGATACATATGAAGGAATTCAGCTAATGTGTATTGCTGAAGCTTTATTACGTATACCAGATAATGCAACTGCTGATGCATTTATTAAAGATAAACTCTGTGTAGCTGACTGGAAATCGCATTTAGGAAATAGCAAATCTTGGTTAGTAAATGCCGCTACTTGGGGACTTTTTATTACTGGAAGAGTAGTATATAAATTTAAATATGATCATCCTATAACGTTTATTATTAGTATTGTTAATAAGATAGGAGAATACTTAGTTAGAAAGGCAATGAAACAAGCAATTAAAATAATAGGCTGGCAATTTGTACAAGGTAGAGATATTAATGAGGCTCTAAACAGATCACAGTCTTTATTTAAAAAAGGTTATACTTATTCTTATGATATGCTAGGAGAAGCAGCACTGACAATTAATGATGCAGAACGTTATTTTAATAATTATGTATGCGCAATACGTAGCGTTGGAAAATATTCTAAATTAATATATAACAATATACCAGACCCATCAATATCAATTAAACTATCTGCTCTTCATCCCCGGTATAATTTTGCAAATAGGAATAGAGTAATTGTTGAACTAGTAGCTACATTTATTGAAATTGTTAAAATTGCTCGTGAACATAACGTTTCAATTACTATCGACGCTGAAGAGGCTGATAGACTAGAATTGTCACTAGAAGTGTTCTATGAAGTATATATTTCTGAAATTTGTAAGTATTGGGGGGGATTAGGAATAGTTGTACAAGCTTACTCTAAACGAGCTTTACCTACACTACATTGGTTAACACAATTAAGTAATTTATATGATACTCCTATTCCAGTGAGATTAGTTAAGGGTGCTTACTGGGATGCTGAGATTAAATACTCACAACAGCTAGGCCTTGAAGGATATCCAGTTTTTACAATAAAAGCTTGTACAGACATTTCTTATATAGCATGTGTTACCTATATGCTTTCTAAAAATACTTTAGGAAAAATTTTTCCACAATTTGCTACTCATAACGCTCATACAATTAGTACAATTATAAATATAGCAGAATATTCAAATAGAACATTTGAATTTCAGCGATTACATGGTATGGGAGAGGCTCTATATGACATAGTACTTACTAAATCTCCTGTTGGAACTTATTGTCGTATATATGCCCCTGTAGGTACAAATAAAGATTTGTTACCTTATCTTGTAAGACGATTATTAGAAAATGGTGCTAACTCTTCGTTCGTACATCAGTTATTTGATCCAAATGTATCTGTTGAATCTATATCTGTGCATCCTTTTGAGATATTGAAAAAAAAAAAACAATATACTAATGAGAATATTCCTATTCCACAATTAAATTATAATGGTCGCATAACTGCTCATGGTATAAATACTAATATTTCAAGTCAATATAATGCATTAATAATACAAATTAACCATTTTATATATAAACAATGGGAAGCAATGCCTTTATTAGGTAATAAAAACAAAATAAATAAAGATGCTAGAATGGTAATGGTGCGTAATAGCTTAGATTATTATAAATTTATTGGTAAAGTATATTTTTCTAGTAAAGAACAAATTATTAATGCAATAGATATAGCTTATAATGCTTTTCCTAGGTGGAATAGAACATCTGTAAAAGAAAGGATAAATATAATTGAACGATTTGCTGATGCATTAGAAGCGAATATGCCTGAATTAATAGCTATTTGTGCATTAGAAGCTGGTAAACATATTGTAGATGGTATAGCCGATATTCGAGAAGCTATTGATTTTTGCAGGTACTATGCCATTATTGCTAGAGAATTATTAATTAATAAAACACCTTTACCAGGACCAACTGGAGAAATAAATTTTCTTTCATTAGAAGGCAAAGGTGTATTTGCTACTATTAGTCCTTGTAACTTTCCAGTAGCGATATTTTGTGGTCAAATAGTAGCTGCTGCTTTAACTGGAAACACAGTAATTGCAAAACCTGCAGAGCAAACTTCTATTATAGCTTATCGTAGTATACAACTACTGTATGAATCAGGTATGCCTCGTGACGTAGTACAATTGCTGTTAGGCGATGGATATAGTATTGGTAAGCTATTAACTAGTGATACTAGAATTATAGGTATAGCCTTTACTGGATCTAATGAAAACGCAAATTTAATAAATAGTGCTATTGCATTACGTAATAATGCTCATTTGACTACAATCATTGCCGAAACTGGTGGGATTAATGCTATGATTGTAGATTCGACTGCACTACTTGAAAAAGTTGTAATTGATGTAATAGAATCAGCATTTAGAAGCTGTTCATCGTTACGTATTTTATATTTGCAAGAGGAAATTTATACAAAAATAATAACCCTTATAAAAGGAGCTATGCACGAGTTAATAGTTGGTGATCCAACACAAATTAATACAGATGTTGGTCCTGTAATAAATATCAATGTGAGAGATAATTTATTAAAGTATATAGAAAACAGAAAAATTAAAGGAGAATTAATATTCGAAACTCCATTTATTGATAATAAACGTAGTGCTTTGATTGCACCAGTAGCAATTATATTTAAAGGACTTACGTCTATTAAACTAGACAACTTTGGACCTATATTACATATTGCTACTTTTAAATATAATGATATTGATAGCTTGATATCTAGTATCAATGAGAATGGATATGGTATAACATTCGGGATACATAGTCGTAATGAAAAATTAACACAATATATTGTTGACCGCATACAAGTAGGTAATATATACGTTAATAGGAATCTGATAGGTGCATTTGGTGTACGCAAAAGTTCAGGTCCTAAAGCAGGAGGACATAATTATTTATTAAGATTTGTTAATGAAAAAAAGTATAGTAATTAA
- the miaB gene encoding (Dimethylallyl)adenosine tRNA methylthiotransferase MiaB: MKKIFIKTHGCQMNEYDSKFIENLLIETNNFELTLNENEADILLLNTCSIREKAQDKVFHQLGRWKKLKYYKPKLLICVVGCVASQEGYNILNKAPYVDIICGPQTIHRIHNMLEANKIFPIVDISFTELEKFSHLPYNKIYAATAYVSVMEGCSKYCSFCIVPYTRGEEISRSFDSIITEVKYLANQGVREITLLGQNVNAYCVYNEHGQKIDLSKLINYVANINGIDRIRFTTSHPIEVNNNLINAFNEIPELVSHFHLPVQSGSNAILAAMKRGHTIEEYIYTIDKIRAIRQNISFSSDFIVGFPGETDSDFEKTMYLIKHIGFDKSFSFIYSKRPGTPAAYLQDDIPEQLKKERLIKLQLQINNQSLMISNAMVGNIERILVTGFSPKDPILLSGRTENNRVVTFYAKNPIKLIGNFVDVKITEAYIHSLRAKIVSYVVY, translated from the coding sequence ATGAAAAAAATATTTATAAAAACGCATGGTTGTCAGATGAATGAGTATGATTCTAAATTTATAGAAAATTTACTTATTGAAACTAATAACTTTGAGTTAACGCTTAATGAAAATGAAGCAGATATTCTTTTGTTAAATACTTGTTCAATACGAGAAAAAGCGCAAGATAAAGTATTTCATCAATTAGGAAGATGGAAAAAGCTTAAATACTATAAACCTAAATTATTAATATGTGTCGTTGGTTGTGTAGCAAGTCAAGAAGGATACAATATTTTAAATAAAGCACCTTATGTAGATATTATTTGTGGGCCACAAACCATACACCGTATACATAATATGCTGGAAGCTAATAAAATTTTTCCTATAGTAGACATTTCTTTTACAGAACTAGAAAAATTTTCACATTTACCATATAATAAAATTTACGCTGCAACAGCATATGTTTCTGTAATGGAAGGTTGTTCTAAATATTGTAGTTTTTGTATAGTTCCATATACTCGCGGAGAAGAAATTTCACGGTCTTTTGATAGCATTATAACGGAAGTAAAATATCTTGCTAACCAAGGCGTACGTGAAATTACTTTATTAGGCCAAAATGTTAATGCATATTGCGTATATAATGAACATGGTCAAAAAATTGATTTATCAAAATTAATTAATTATGTTGCTAATATAAATGGAATTGATAGAATTAGATTTACCACGTCTCATCCTATTGAAGTTAATAATAATTTGATAAATGCATTTAATGAAATTCCAGAATTAGTTAGTCATTTTCATTTACCAGTGCAATCTGGTTCAAACGCTATACTTGCAGCAATGAAACGTGGACACACTATAGAAGAATATATATATACGATAGATAAAATTCGTGCTATACGTCAAAATATAAGCTTTTCATCAGATTTTATTGTTGGGTTTCCTGGTGAAACAGATTCCGATTTCGAAAAAACTATGTATTTAATTAAGCATATTGGGTTTGATAAATCTTTTAGCTTTATTTACTCTAAACGTCCTGGAACACCTGCAGCATACCTACAAGATGATATACCAGAACAATTAAAAAAAGAACGTCTCATTAAACTTCAATTACAAATTAATAATCAATCACTAATGATATCAAATGCTATGGTTGGTAATATTGAGCGTATTTTAGTTACAGGATTTTCTCCAAAAGATCCTATATTATTATCAGGGCGTACTGAAAATAATAGAGTTGTTACTTTTTATGCTAAAAATCCAATAAAATTAATTGGAAATTTTGTTGATGTAAAGATCACAGAGGCATATATACATTCACTAAGAGCAAAGATCGTTTCTTATGTGGTATATTAA
- the rpe gene encoding Ribulose-phosphate 3-epimerase, which translates to MQKTLHCLKLAPSILAADFAKLGKEVEDVILSGADIVHFDVMDNHYVPNISFGPMVCKSIYMYMQKTGIIAPIDVHLMVSPVDDRIITEFINAGAKYITFHPEASLHIDRSISLIKDGGCEAGLAFNPATPLSYLKYVLYKVDLILIMSVNPGFSGNSFIPSTIKKIAEVRNIIDKSGYKILIEVDGGIKTSNINKVAQTGTDICVVGSAIFSAHNNTDKHGYDSILCALRKNSLRI; encoded by the coding sequence ATGCAAAAAACACTACATTGTTTAAAATTAGCGCCTTCAATATTAGCTGCTGACTTTGCTAAGCTTGGTAAAGAGGTAGAAGATGTTATTTTAAGCGGTGCAGATATTGTGCATTTTGATGTTATGGATAATCATTATGTACCGAATATATCATTTGGTCCTATGGTATGTAAATCAATTTATATGTATATGCAAAAGACTGGTATTATAGCTCCAATTGATGTACATTTAATGGTAAGCCCGGTAGATGATCGTATTATTACAGAATTTATAAATGCAGGTGCTAAATATATAACTTTTCATCCAGAAGCTAGCCTCCATATTGATAGATCCATTTCATTAATTAAAGATGGAGGTTGTGAAGCTGGATTAGCATTTAATCCAGCAACACCGCTTTCTTATCTTAAATATGTACTTTACAAAGTTGATCTAATATTAATAATGAGTGTAAATCCAGGATTTTCTGGAAATTCATTTATTCCTAGTACTATAAAAAAAATAGCTGAGGTACGTAATATTATAGATAAAAGTGGGTATAAAATACTCATAGAAGTAGATGGTGGAATTAAAACAAGTAATATTAATAAAGTTGCACAAACAGGTACTGATATTTGTGTTGTTGGTTCAGCTATTTTTTCTGCGCACAATAATACAGATAAGCACGGGTACGATAGTATTCTGTGCGCATTGAGAAAAAATAGTTTACGTATTTAA